TACTTGCCGGTGATCCAGTCCTGTTCCCACTGAATTTCTTCACCCGTGGCGGTCGCATCATTGGTGACAAGCGCCTGATTGCGCCAGACATTCAGCCGCCAGCGTGTGGGCGCCCAATCGAAATACCGCGTCTGGTAGAACGCATTGGCCTGCAGGCTGCGCTGCCCGTCGGTCAGCACGTTCTGTGACGCATCGAAACGGCGCTGGCTATTCCAGTTGGCACTGGCACCCACCACATCATTGCGGTTGATGCGGTATTGGGCATTGCCATAGACACCCCACTGCCTGGAGTTCTGGCGATTGCTTTCCTTGTCCGGGTTGTACAGCACGGCGTCCACGCCTAACCCCCAGGACAGCCGAGCGGTGTTGCCATCCATGCGCCAGTAGGCGCCCCGGTTGTCCGAGGAGATAAGGTTGTCGCCAAAGCGCAGATTGGGGTCCGCCTGATAGAGCCCGAACTCATGGCGCAGTCCCGCCAGGCGCACGCTGGCCTCCAGAAATGCACCATCCGCACGATTGTTGCGCCCTGCAATGTTCGCGCCCGTCTGGCTGTGCATCCACGTCAGCCGCCAGCGATAGTCGCCATCCTTCACCGGATCGGCACCGAAGCCAATGGCCGCCGCCATGGAGGACACGCTTTCGACCGACTGGGGCAGACGGTAGTCGGTGTAGTAGGAGGAAAGACTGTAGAGGTTCTGAGGCACCTGGCTAGCCTGACTGAGCTGGAGCCCACCATAGATGCCGTTGGCCAGGCGCTTTGTGGCCCCCAACCACGAGAGTGTTCCACCAAAGCTTTCGAATCCGGGGTAAGGCCCCCCAATCAATCGCCCACGGTCGCCCACGCCAGCGGTGACGTCAAAATCCGACCCGTAGAGGCGCGTGCCTGCGCCACGCACCACGCTGCTGCCAAGGAACAAACGATAGTTGCGTCGCAGCGCTTCCGTGGTGTCCGCATACTGATCGCCCAAAGCGGAATCGGCAAACACGCCAGCCGTGACCGGCAAGCCATAGTTGCGCAGCGTCAAGCGAGCGCTGCTGCGCTGAACGGCATAGCCGAGCACGCCGCCATTGAACCCCTCGTCACCATTGCGAAAGCGCCCTTCTGCCTGAAGATTCCATTCGCCGTAGTTCAAGGTTTGCTGCGTGAAATAGACCCGCTGCCCGAATTCGTTGGCTCGGTTGTGCAGTCCGCCAGAACCGTTGTAGCTGGAGAAGCCGTAGCGGGACTCCATGCCAAACGTGCGCAAACCCAGTCCGTCGTCGCTCATCTGAGCCGACGCATCGGATGACTCCAGCTCGGACAATGCACTCGCGTCCATCACCTTGTCCTCATAGGCTGCAGGCTGTGCTTCCATCTGCTTGCGCACCCGCTGTCGCTCAGCCTGCAGCGGCGTCAGCGACTCGATCTGCGCAACCGTCTGACCAACCCTTGAAGGCTCCGCCGCTGCACGTGGAGCAAATCCCGTCCCGAAACCGGCAACCAGCAACGCCAATGCCTGACAGCCCGGGGCCGCCAGCGTGCACAGGCGCTTTTGCTGTGCGAGAGGGGAAAGAACCAGAGAAAAAATTTTCAACCTCGATCAACGTGATTGCTGCTCAATCACTCAAAAATGATAGTTAAATACGATTGGATCAAATACTAAACCAGAAGTGAGCAATCGTGTAATAGATTGCAAAAATATTTCTTTTTGTGAATTTCGTAAGCTGGAAGAATTCCACTCACGCTGTCAGACAAGATGCCGCAAGGGCTCCACACGCAACAACGAAAAAATTGACTCAAGTCAATTCACGAATAACGCACGGTCGTGCGAAACG
This genomic stretch from Diaphorobacter sp. HDW4B harbors:
- a CDS encoding SdrD B-like domain-containing protein, which encodes MKIFSLVLSPLAQQKRLCTLAAPGCQALALLVAGFGTGFAPRAAAEPSRVGQTVAQIESLTPLQAERQRVRKQMEAQPAAYEDKVMDASALSELESSDASAQMSDDGLGLRTFGMESRYGFSSYNGSGGLHNRANEFGQRVYFTQQTLNYGEWNLQAEGRFRNGDEGFNGGVLGYAVQRSSARLTLRNYGLPVTAGVFADSALGDQYADTTEALRRNYRLFLGSSVVRGAGTRLYGSDFDVTAGVGDRGRLIGGPYPGFESFGGTLSWLGATKRLANGIYGGLQLSQASQVPQNLYSLSSYYTDYRLPQSVESVSSMAAAIGFGADPVKDGDYRWRLTWMHSQTGANIAGRNNRADGAFLEASVRLAGLRHEFGLYQADPNLRFGDNLISSDNRGAYWRMDGNTARLSWGLGVDAVLYNPDKESNRQNSRQWGVYGNAQYRINRNDVVGASANWNSQRRFDASQNVLTDGQRSLQANAFYQTRYFDWAPTRWRLNVWRNQALVTNDATATGEEIQWEQDWITGKYETMRPELTSTLGYARDRSGGNAQTYPTAGLLGRYWINSTWNISGTLRYTSRSSNLFTSRGLSGSVNSEATLGNGWHLGASVNLNQARMQMQNIAGLPNALMTRTNEKSAYVYLRWDGSKGRALSVAGQREGSAAGGGTVRGVVYMDANNDGEQQAGESGVANVEVILDGRYRVMTDASGQFEFPMVATGGHQLSLRAESVPLPWGPAPARSASVEVPLRGVANVRLPVIRVGGGE